A genome region from Labrus mixtus chromosome 9, fLabMix1.1, whole genome shotgun sequence includes the following:
- the thap12b gene encoding THAP domain containing 12b: MPNFCAAPNCTRKSTQSDLAFFRFPRDPERCRIWVENCRRADLEAKTADQLNKHYRLCAKHFDPAMVCKTSPYRTVLKDTAIPTVFDLTSHLKNPHTRHRKRIKELTEEDLRKIKERRLASSIDQLVSKKDAVAVDGASTNEDEPQLSAEEREFREYLRSLFEVVVMLGRQSVSLVADEESKAGHVSNNFQALLDYRMNAGDEALRKRFEATAVNTEYLSAMQQTQLLDVCENTVREEMLMEVRESRFFSLVTGDLVKFGNEKHLPLFLRFVNQQNVLREEFLDFMSFDGDEAALVERLEAQLTDRWGLSMEDCRGQAHKATGTSTTKMKAVAVLLMEKYPLALHMSCSHIALNVHLTNNLPFPNVQVVMETLRRIGAFFRVPFTQNELENAICTQYQKNEEKVTALKQACVSGWTEQHNVFDVLLDLLPPLLLCMDTIRENGEGRFANAAAADAYSISETLADFEIIVTIVILKNVLTFTRAFGRNLQGETLDVFFAANSLTAVLHSLNEVNDNIDVYHEFWFEEAVSVASVMEIPVTVPRLFLRKQRAADVSEIQVEGYYKEYVTVPVIHGVMQEVEDMFSETNLKALKCLSLVPAVMGQMKFNTTEENYAEVYRNDLPNPDTLPAELHCWRIKWKHRGKEVRLPTTIHETLQLPDVKFFPNVNSFLKVLSTLPVLKLEDNKSDTASKRLQTYLSNVPSKQWNKSLSMLNVNTHVKHDLDVMVDKYCRLYPEDDPEAEAEAEAEAEAEGEAEAEAEAEAEAEAVAESESEEKAEEDVEMK, encoded by the exons ATGCCGAATTTTTGCGCGGCCCCGAACTGTACACGGAAGAGCACACAATCAGATTTGGCTTTTTTTCGATTTCCAAGGGATCCAGAGAG atgCCGAATCTGGGTAGAGAACTGCCGCAGAGCAGATCTAGAGGCGAAAACAGCAGACCAGTTGAACAAGCACTACAGGTTGTGTGCGAAACACTTTGACCCAGCTATGGTTTGCAAAACA AGTCCCTATAGGACAGTGTTGAAAGATACAGCCATTCCAACTGTGTTCGATCTGACGAGCCATCTAAAAAATCCTCATACCAGACATCGCAAACGGATTAAAGAACTT ACTGAAGAAGATTTAAGGAAGATTAAAGAAAGGAGAT TGGCATCTTCTATTGATCAGCTTGTTTCCAAAAAAGATGCAGTTGCTGTGGATGGCGCCAGCACAAACGAGGATGAGCCTCAGCTGTCCGCAGAGGAGAGGGAGTTTCGTGAATACCTGAGATCCTTGTTCGAGGTGGTGGTCATGTTAGGAAGACAGAGCGTTTCTTTAGTGGCTGACGAAGAATCAAAAGCGGGACACGTGTCCAACAACTTCCAGGCCCTTCTGGATTACCGAATGAACGCTGGAGATGAAGCTTTGAGGAAGCGTTTTGAGGCGACTGCTGTGAACACGGAGTACCTCTCTGCAATGCAGCAGACCCAGCTCTTGGATGTCTGTGAGAACACGGTGAGGGAGGAGATGCTGATGGAGGTGCGAGAGAGTCGCTTTTTCTCCCTGGTGACGGGGGACCTTGTTAAATTTGGCAACGAGAAGCACCTGCCGTTGTTTTTGCGCTTCGTGAACCAGCAGAACGTCCTCCGCGAGGAGTTCTTGGACTTCATGTCATTCGACGGCGACGAGGCCGCGCTTGTAGAGAGGTTGGAGGCTCAGCTGACCGACCGTTGGGGACTCAGTATGGAGGACTGCCGTGGTCAGGCCCACAAGGCCACTGGTACCTCCACCACCAAGATGAAAGCCGTGGCAGTGCTACTGATGGAGAAGTATCCTCTGGCACTGCACATGTCCTGCTCTCATATAGCACTGAACGTCCACCTGACAAACAACCTGCCTTTTCCCAATGTCCAAGTTGTCATGGAGACTCTGAGGAGGATCGGTGCTTTCTTTCGTGTCCCTTTTACCCAGAATGAGCTAGAAAACGCCATCTGTACTCAGTAccagaaaaatgaagagaaggTAACTGCGCTGAAACAAGCCTGTGTCTCAGGATGGACAGAGCAGCACAACGTCTTCGACGTCCTGTTAGATTTGTTGCCGCCCCTGCTGCTCTGCATGGACACCATCCGGGAAAATGGTGAAGGGAGGTTTGCTAACGCCGCTGCAGCTGATGCGTACTCAATCTCAGAAACGCTGGCTGACTTTGAGATCATTGTCACCATCGTCATCCTGAAGAATGTCCTCACGTTCACCAGAGCCTTTGGAAGAAATCTCCAAGGCGAGACGCTCGACGTGTTCTTCGCCGCCAACAGTTTAACCGCCGTGCTGCATTCCCTGAACGAGGTCAATGATAATATCGACGTCTACCACGAATTCTGGTTCGAGGAGGCTGTGAGTGTGGCCAGCGTAATGGAGATTCCTGTGACGGTGCCGCGGCTGTTTCTTCGGAAGCAGCGTGCAGCCGACGTGAGCGAAATCCAAGTAGAGGGGTATTACAAGGAGTACGTGACTGTGCCCGTTATCCACGGCGTCATGCAGGAGGTGGAGGACATGTTCTCCGAGACCAACCTCAAAGCTCTCAAGTGCCTGTCCCTCGTCCCAGCTGTCATGGGCCAAATGAAGTTCAACACCACAGAGGAGAACTACGCAGAGGTGTACCGCAATGACCTGCCGAACCCTGACACGCTGCCCGCGGAGCTGCACTGCTGGAGAATCAAGTGGAAGCACCGAGGCAAAGAGGTGCGCCTGCCCACCACCATCCACGAAACGCTCCAGCTGCCAGACGTCAAGTTCTTTCCGAACGTGAATTCCTTCCTTAAGGTGCTTTCCACCCTTCCGGTGCTGAAATTGGAGGACAACAAAAGCGACACAGCGAGCAAGCGGCTGCAGACTTATCTTAGCAACGTGCCCTCCAAGCAGTGGAACAAAAGTCTCTCGATGCTAAACGTTAACACTCACGTCAAACACGACCTGGACGTCATGGTAGACAAATATTGCAGACTGTATCCAGAGGATGATCCTGaagctgaggctgaggctgaggctgaaGCAGAAGCTGAAGGTGAGGCTGAGGCTGAAGCAGAAGCTGAAGCAGAAGCTGAGGCTGTGGCtgagtcagagtcagaggaaAAAGCTGAGGAAGATGTGGAGATGAAATGA
- the dyrk1ab gene encoding dual-specificity tyrosine-(Y)-phosphorylation regulated kinase 1A, b isoform X2, with product MAAPMPHTHQQYSDRHQPSTDQSVTVLPYSDQTPQLTANQRHMPQCFRDPTSAPLRKLSIDLIKTYKHINEVYYAKKKRRHQQGQGEDSSHKKERKVFNDGYDDDNYDYIVKNGEKWMDRYEIDSLIGKGSFGQVVKAYDRAEQEWVAIKIIKNKKAFLNQAQIEVRLLELMNKHDTEMKYYIVHLKRHFMFRNHLCLVFEMLSYNLYDLLRNTNFRGVSLNLTRKFAQQLCTALLFLATPELSIIHCDLKPENILLCNPKRSAIKIVDFGSSCQLGQRIYQYIQSRFYRSPEVLLGMPYDLAIDMWSLGCILVEMHTGEPLFSGANEVDQMNKIVEVLGIPPNHIMDLAPKARKFFEKLSDGTWSVKKTKDGKRYKPPASRKLHSILGVETGGPGGRRAGESGHAVADYLKFKDLILRMLDYDPKSRIQPYYALQHSFFKKTADEGTNTSSSVSTSPALEQSQSSGTTSSTSSSSGGSSGTSTSGRARSDPTHHHLHSGGHFGTALPAIDGDSLCPQARQPYPPPLVWGGGVGPESVTGETHPVQETTFHVPPQHPKALHPHSHTHHHHGPMMATRPRPRHYTSPTHSSSTQDSMEVVHGHLSMTSLSSSASSSSTSSSSTGNHGNQAYQLRHLPAGALDFGQNGGLSMGLGAFSNPRQETGMAAHPAFSMGTNTGPAHYLAEGHLGMRQGMDREESPMTGVCVQQSSMASS from the exons ATGGCTGCTCCAATGCCCCATACGCACCAGCAGTACAGTGACCGCCACCAGCCAAGCACTGACCAATCTGTTACGGTCTTACCGTACAGCGACCAGACACCACAGCTCACTGCCAATCAG AGGCACATGCCCCAGTGCTTTCGTGACCCAACTTCAGCTCCCCTGAGGAAGCTCTCCATTGACCTTatcaaaacatacaaacacatcaatGAG GTGTATTATGCAAAAAAGAAGCGGCGGCACCAACAGGGTCAGGGTGAAGACTCCAGTcacaaaaaagagaggaaggtcTTTAATGATGGCTATGACGATGATAACTATGACTACATCGTCAAGAATGGGGAGAAGTGGATGGACCGCTATGAGATTGATTCCTTGATAGGAAAAGGATCGTTTGGACAG GTTGTGAAAGCATACGACCGTGCTGAGCAGGAATGGGTTGCCATTAAGATCATCAAGAACAAGAAAGCCTTCCTCAATCAAGCCCAGATTGAAGTGCGCCTCCTAGAGCTCATGAACAAACATGATACCGAGATGAAATACTACATCG ttcACCTCAAGCGCCACTTCATGTTCCGGAACCACCTCTGCCTCGTGTTTGAGATGCTTTCATATAACCTGTATGACCTACTCCGAAACACCAACTTCCGTGGCGTCTCTCTCAACCTCACTCGGAAGTTTGCCCAGCAGCTATGCACGGCGCTGCTCTTCCTGGCCACGCCTGAGCTCAGCATCATCCACTGTGACCTGAAGCCTGAGAACATCCTCCTCTGTAACCCCAAGAGGAGTGCCATCAAAATAGTGGACTTTGGCAGCTCATGCCAACTGGGACAAAGG ATATACCAATATATCCAGAGTCGCTTCTACCGTTCCCCAGAGGTGCTGCTGGGAATGCCCTATGACCTGGCCATCGACATGTGGTCCTTGGGTTGCATCTTGGTAGAGATGCACACTGGAGAACCTCTCTTCAGTGGAGCAAATGAG GTGGACCAGATGAACAAAATAGTGGAGGTTCTCGGTATCCCTCCTAATCACATTATGGACCTAGCCCCAAAAGCCAGGAAGTTCTTTGAGAAGCTTTCGGATGGTACATGGAGTGTTAAGAAGACCAAAGATGGCAAAAGG TACAAGCCTCCTGCCTCGCGGAAGCTCCACTCCATCCTGGGTGTGGAGACAGGGGGTCCAGGTGGCCGGCGGGCGGGGGAGTCTGGCCATGCTGTTGCTGACTACTTGAAGTTCAAGGACCTGATACTGCGGATGTTGGACTATGACCCTAAGAGCCGCATCCAGCCCTACTATGCCCTGCAGCACAGCTTCTTCAAGAAGACTGCGGACGAGGGGACCAATACAAGCAGCAGCGTGTCTACGAGCCCCGCGCTAGAGCAGTCCCAGTCTTCAGGAACAACATCCAGCACCTCCTCTAGTTCAG GAGGGTCATCTGGAACAAGCACCAGTGGCAGAGCGAGATCAGACCCTACCCATCACCACTTGCACAGTGGAGGACACTTCGGCACGGCATTGCCTGCCATCGATGGTGACAGTCTCTGCCCACAG GCCAGACAGCCTTACCCACCCCCGCTGGTGTGGGGAGGTGGCGTAGGACCAGAGTCAGTCACTGGAGAGACCCACCCAGTCCAGGAGACCACCTTCCATGTTCCCCCTCAGCACCCTAAGGCCCTGCATCCCCACTCACATACTCATCACCACCATGGGCCGATGATGGCAACACGGCCACGCCCACGCCACTACACCTCCCCGACACACAGCTCCTCAACCCAGGACTCCATGGAGGTGGTTCATGGCCATCTGTCTATGACCTCCCtgtcttcctctgcctcctcttcctctacatcGTCCTCTTCCACTGGGAACCATGGCAACCAGGCCTATCAGCTCCGCCATTTGCCCGCCGGAGCCCTTGACTTTGGTCAGAATGGTGGGCTGAGCATGGGGCTAGGTGCCTTCTCGAACCCACGGCAGGAGACTGGCATGGCAGCGCACCCTGCATTCTCCATGGGCACGAACACAGGGCCCGCCCACTACCTAGCGGAGGGCCACCTGGGCATGAGGCAGGGCATGGACCGGGAGGAGTCCCCAATGactggagtgtgtgtgcagcagagtTCAATGGCCAGCTCGTGA
- the dyrk1ab gene encoding dual-specificity tyrosine-(Y)-phosphorylation regulated kinase 1A, b isoform X1, with protein MMHPGGETSACKPSSVRLAPSFSLHTAGLQMAAPMPHTHQQYSDRHQPSTDQSVTVLPYSDQTPQLTANQRHMPQCFRDPTSAPLRKLSIDLIKTYKHINEVYYAKKKRRHQQGQGEDSSHKKERKVFNDGYDDDNYDYIVKNGEKWMDRYEIDSLIGKGSFGQVVKAYDRAEQEWVAIKIIKNKKAFLNQAQIEVRLLELMNKHDTEMKYYIVHLKRHFMFRNHLCLVFEMLSYNLYDLLRNTNFRGVSLNLTRKFAQQLCTALLFLATPELSIIHCDLKPENILLCNPKRSAIKIVDFGSSCQLGQRIYQYIQSRFYRSPEVLLGMPYDLAIDMWSLGCILVEMHTGEPLFSGANEVDQMNKIVEVLGIPPNHIMDLAPKARKFFEKLSDGTWSVKKTKDGKRYKPPASRKLHSILGVETGGPGGRRAGESGHAVADYLKFKDLILRMLDYDPKSRIQPYYALQHSFFKKTADEGTNTSSSVSTSPALEQSQSSGTTSSTSSSSGGSSGTSTSGRARSDPTHHHLHSGGHFGTALPAIDGDSLCPQARQPYPPPLVWGGGVGPESVTGETHPVQETTFHVPPQHPKALHPHSHTHHHHGPMMATRPRPRHYTSPTHSSSTQDSMEVVHGHLSMTSLSSSASSSSTSSSSTGNHGNQAYQLRHLPAGALDFGQNGGLSMGLGAFSNPRQETGMAAHPAFSMGTNTGPAHYLAEGHLGMRQGMDREESPMTGVCVQQSSMASS; from the exons ATGATGCATCCAG GAGGAGAGACTTCAGCATGCAAACCTTCGTCCGTCCGGCTTGCgccctctttttctttacacACTGCTGGTCTTCAGATGGCTGCTCCAATGCCCCATACGCACCAGCAGTACAGTGACCGCCACCAGCCAAGCACTGACCAATCTGTTACGGTCTTACCGTACAGCGACCAGACACCACAGCTCACTGCCAATCAG AGGCACATGCCCCAGTGCTTTCGTGACCCAACTTCAGCTCCCCTGAGGAAGCTCTCCATTGACCTTatcaaaacatacaaacacatcaatGAG GTGTATTATGCAAAAAAGAAGCGGCGGCACCAACAGGGTCAGGGTGAAGACTCCAGTcacaaaaaagagaggaaggtcTTTAATGATGGCTATGACGATGATAACTATGACTACATCGTCAAGAATGGGGAGAAGTGGATGGACCGCTATGAGATTGATTCCTTGATAGGAAAAGGATCGTTTGGACAG GTTGTGAAAGCATACGACCGTGCTGAGCAGGAATGGGTTGCCATTAAGATCATCAAGAACAAGAAAGCCTTCCTCAATCAAGCCCAGATTGAAGTGCGCCTCCTAGAGCTCATGAACAAACATGATACCGAGATGAAATACTACATCG ttcACCTCAAGCGCCACTTCATGTTCCGGAACCACCTCTGCCTCGTGTTTGAGATGCTTTCATATAACCTGTATGACCTACTCCGAAACACCAACTTCCGTGGCGTCTCTCTCAACCTCACTCGGAAGTTTGCCCAGCAGCTATGCACGGCGCTGCTCTTCCTGGCCACGCCTGAGCTCAGCATCATCCACTGTGACCTGAAGCCTGAGAACATCCTCCTCTGTAACCCCAAGAGGAGTGCCATCAAAATAGTGGACTTTGGCAGCTCATGCCAACTGGGACAAAGG ATATACCAATATATCCAGAGTCGCTTCTACCGTTCCCCAGAGGTGCTGCTGGGAATGCCCTATGACCTGGCCATCGACATGTGGTCCTTGGGTTGCATCTTGGTAGAGATGCACACTGGAGAACCTCTCTTCAGTGGAGCAAATGAG GTGGACCAGATGAACAAAATAGTGGAGGTTCTCGGTATCCCTCCTAATCACATTATGGACCTAGCCCCAAAAGCCAGGAAGTTCTTTGAGAAGCTTTCGGATGGTACATGGAGTGTTAAGAAGACCAAAGATGGCAAAAGG TACAAGCCTCCTGCCTCGCGGAAGCTCCACTCCATCCTGGGTGTGGAGACAGGGGGTCCAGGTGGCCGGCGGGCGGGGGAGTCTGGCCATGCTGTTGCTGACTACTTGAAGTTCAAGGACCTGATACTGCGGATGTTGGACTATGACCCTAAGAGCCGCATCCAGCCCTACTATGCCCTGCAGCACAGCTTCTTCAAGAAGACTGCGGACGAGGGGACCAATACAAGCAGCAGCGTGTCTACGAGCCCCGCGCTAGAGCAGTCCCAGTCTTCAGGAACAACATCCAGCACCTCCTCTAGTTCAG GAGGGTCATCTGGAACAAGCACCAGTGGCAGAGCGAGATCAGACCCTACCCATCACCACTTGCACAGTGGAGGACACTTCGGCACGGCATTGCCTGCCATCGATGGTGACAGTCTCTGCCCACAG GCCAGACAGCCTTACCCACCCCCGCTGGTGTGGGGAGGTGGCGTAGGACCAGAGTCAGTCACTGGAGAGACCCACCCAGTCCAGGAGACCACCTTCCATGTTCCCCCTCAGCACCCTAAGGCCCTGCATCCCCACTCACATACTCATCACCACCATGGGCCGATGATGGCAACACGGCCACGCCCACGCCACTACACCTCCCCGACACACAGCTCCTCAACCCAGGACTCCATGGAGGTGGTTCATGGCCATCTGTCTATGACCTCCCtgtcttcctctgcctcctcttcctctacatcGTCCTCTTCCACTGGGAACCATGGCAACCAGGCCTATCAGCTCCGCCATTTGCCCGCCGGAGCCCTTGACTTTGGTCAGAATGGTGGGCTGAGCATGGGGCTAGGTGCCTTCTCGAACCCACGGCAGGAGACTGGCATGGCAGCGCACCCTGCATTCTCCATGGGCACGAACACAGGGCCCGCCCACTACCTAGCGGAGGGCCACCTGGGCATGAGGCAGGGCATGGACCGGGAGGAGTCCCCAATGactggagtgtgtgtgcagcagagtTCAATGGCCAGCTCGTGA